In Luteibacter mycovicinus, a genomic segment contains:
- a CDS encoding DUF58 domain-containing protein, translating to MNAAVTDVEGRVHVSLPELIALRSRVARAPAPQVVSRAPRHGQRPARLHGRGMDYAESRVYQAGDDVRRMDWRLTARSGVAHTKLFQEEREGRLLILLDMNASMRFGTRTRFKSVQAARAAATAAWYALRGTERVGVLAFGGQRQVVRPQGGARGALTVLGAIAAWDALPADGDETLSSALQRAGRLMHGASRVLLISDGFAVDEAARGRMLGLVGKAEVSVLGVADSLELSEPPAGRYPFAYRGTHYDIALQGDRQREAFARGLGEGQRRLTALAGGLGLRVRTIDTTDDPLDAVTALLGTRRTR from the coding sequence GTGAATGCCGCTGTCACCGACGTCGAAGGGCGCGTCCACGTCTCGCTCCCGGAACTGATCGCCCTGCGCTCCCGCGTCGCGCGTGCACCTGCTCCCCAGGTCGTATCGCGCGCTCCGCGACATGGCCAGCGCCCGGCGCGGCTGCATGGCCGCGGCATGGACTACGCCGAATCCCGCGTCTACCAGGCCGGTGACGATGTACGCCGCATGGACTGGCGCCTGACGGCGCGCAGCGGTGTCGCGCATACCAAACTCTTTCAGGAAGAGCGCGAGGGACGCCTGCTCATTCTGCTGGACATGAACGCAAGCATGCGTTTTGGAACGCGCACGCGCTTCAAGTCCGTGCAGGCCGCGCGCGCGGCGGCGACAGCCGCCTGGTACGCACTGCGCGGCACGGAGCGCGTGGGCGTGCTTGCCTTTGGCGGACAACGCCAGGTCGTCAGGCCTCAGGGCGGAGCGCGTGGCGCGCTGACGGTGCTCGGTGCGATCGCCGCATGGGATGCGCTCCCCGCGGATGGCGATGAGACGCTGTCTTCCGCGCTGCAGCGGGCGGGACGATTGATGCACGGTGCGTCGCGCGTGCTGTTGATCAGCGACGGATTCGCCGTGGACGAGGCCGCACGTGGCCGCATGCTCGGGCTGGTCGGCAAGGCTGAAGTCTCGGTGCTGGGCGTCGCCGATTCGCTAGAGCTCAGCGAACCGCCCGCCGGTCGCTACCCCTTTGCTTATCGCGGTACGCATTACGACATCGCGCTTCAGGGCGATCGACAGCGCGAAGCGTTCGCCCGCGGCCTCGGCGAAGGGCAGCGCAGACTGACCGCGCTGGCGGGCGGTCTTGGCCTGCGCGTGCGCACGATCGACACCACCGACGATCCGCTCGACGCGGTCACCGCGTTGCTGGGTACGAGGAGGACGCGCTGA
- a CDS encoding AAA family ATPase has product MSETPAATTPLQEAFVRLREELTRGIIGQPHLVECLLIALLADGHLLVEGAPGLAKTTAIKALATRVEADFHRIQFTPDLLPADLTGTDIFRSQTGTFEFERGPLFHNIVLADEINRAPAKVQSALLEAMAERQITIGRRTWPLPDLFMVMATQNPIEQEGTFALPEAQLDRFLMHVTIGYPDAEAELAILRLARQQAREVMHPAPPPAHMLRPADVFAARDAVLSVHMAAPLELYITQLVVATREAGKYGAELARWIAWGASPRATIALDRCARAHAWLAGRDYVLPEDIHAIAHEVLRHRVLPSYEAEAEGVRVDTVIDRLLDLVPLP; this is encoded by the coding sequence ATGTCCGAGACGCCAGCCGCCACGACCCCGCTCCAGGAGGCCTTCGTCCGCCTGCGCGAGGAACTGACCCGGGGCATCATCGGGCAACCTCACCTGGTCGAATGCCTGCTCATCGCCCTGCTGGCCGACGGGCACCTGCTGGTCGAAGGCGCGCCCGGTCTGGCCAAGACGACGGCCATCAAGGCGCTGGCGACGCGCGTGGAAGCCGACTTCCACCGCATCCAGTTCACGCCCGACCTGTTGCCCGCCGACCTGACCGGCACCGATATCTTCCGGTCGCAGACCGGCACGTTCGAATTCGAGCGCGGGCCGCTGTTCCATAACATCGTGCTTGCCGACGAGATCAATCGCGCACCGGCGAAAGTCCAGTCCGCGCTGCTCGAGGCGATGGCCGAACGGCAGATCACCATCGGCCGCCGCACCTGGCCGCTGCCTGACCTCTTCATGGTGATGGCCACCCAGAACCCGATCGAGCAGGAAGGGACGTTCGCACTGCCCGAAGCCCAGCTCGACCGTTTCCTGATGCACGTGACCATAGGCTACCCGGACGCCGAGGCGGAACTCGCCATTCTCCGTCTCGCGCGTCAGCAGGCCCGCGAGGTCATGCACCCGGCGCCGCCACCGGCACACATGCTGCGCCCGGCGGACGTCTTCGCCGCGCGCGACGCGGTGCTCTCGGTACACATGGCGGCGCCGCTGGAGCTCTATATCACGCAGCTGGTCGTCGCCACGCGCGAGGCCGGCAAATACGGTGCGGAGCTGGCGCGCTGGATCGCCTGGGGTGCCAGCCCGCGTGCCACCATCGCGCTGGACCGCTGTGCGCGCGCGCACGCGTGGCTCGCCGGTCGCGATTATGTCCTCCCGGAGGATATTCACGCGATCGCCCACGAGGTGCTTCGCCATCGCGTGTTGCCGAGCTACGAGGCCGAAGCGGAAGGCGTGCGCGTGGATACGGTGATCGATCGCCTGCTGGATCTCGTGCCGCTGCCGTGA
- the pilQ gene encoding type IV pilus secretin PilQ: MTTKLNHLPGSARLRTRRWILGTALAFAGGFASAASAENTLQNVSYDAQPGGRIELRLAFSEKAPDPKVFTTNNPPRIAIDLPDTTNSYSTRHLDIGKGSTSGVSVVSAGGKTRVTVELFRESAYRTRVDGKNLVVTVNNGPTGATTTTATVSDPTKALPSSAGTPVSNIDFRRGPNGEGRVLVTLGSSATTPEMHREGDHVIVSLSGSSLPPKLAQRLDVLDFATPVQSIESKSAPGGARLDVRTKGDVEVSAYQSGSDYVVEVAPKKAAAPTGKAAKGQDPTYSGSRLTFNFQDIPVRSALQLIADEAKLNLVASDSVGGSVTLRLVNTPWDQALDVILRAKGLDKRRSGNVVWIAPQAELASYEQSLADARQKAQDSAELVSDYIPISYGKAEDIAKLLTQGSMQGGGGSSGSNTTRGFLSPRGSVSFDDRTNTLLINDTPDKIRDLRELIGTLDRPVQQVLIESRIVVATDTFTRELGVRWGVQGYNHNNANQVVGTSPDLSSGSTGTTAGGTGGLVTSVHNSDVGYTNAVNQYNANGGTGTIPTPAAVTLPGGYNVNLPVANPSGSIGLAILGANYLVDLELSAAQTEGRSELISSPRVITANQQEAVIKQGQQIGYVTYQASSSGGGAQNATVQFKDAVLELRVTPTITADSRVYLKINVKKDALAQFVASPGGGSVPQIDTREINTSVLVDNGQTVVLGGIYEITKTNTTKKVPGLGDIPGLGVLFRNTSRTNDKAELLIFVTPRILSDALQ, from the coding sequence ATGACGACCAAACTGAATCATCTGCCGGGTAGCGCGCGTCTTCGCACGCGCCGCTGGATCCTCGGCACCGCGCTGGCCTTCGCCGGCGGTTTCGCCAGTGCCGCGTCGGCGGAGAACACGTTGCAGAACGTGAGCTACGACGCGCAGCCCGGCGGCCGCATCGAACTCCGGCTGGCTTTCTCGGAAAAGGCACCGGATCCGAAGGTCTTCACGACCAACAATCCGCCGCGTATCGCGATCGACCTTCCGGACACCACCAACAGCTACAGCACCCGCCATCTCGATATCGGCAAGGGTTCGACATCGGGCGTGTCGGTGGTCTCCGCCGGTGGCAAGACCCGCGTCACGGTCGAGCTTTTCCGTGAGTCGGCATACCGCACGCGCGTCGATGGCAAGAACCTCGTCGTCACCGTGAACAACGGTCCGACGGGTGCCACGACGACGACGGCGACCGTTTCCGATCCGACCAAGGCGTTGCCTTCGTCAGCCGGCACGCCGGTATCGAACATCGACTTCCGTCGCGGGCCGAACGGCGAAGGCCGCGTGCTGGTCACGCTGGGCAGCTCGGCGACGACGCCGGAAATGCACCGCGAAGGCGACCACGTGATCGTCAGCCTGTCGGGCTCGTCGCTGCCGCCCAAGCTCGCTCAGCGTCTCGACGTGCTCGACTTCGCCACGCCGGTGCAGTCGATCGAATCGAAGTCGGCTCCCGGCGGTGCCCGCCTGGATGTCCGCACCAAGGGCGATGTCGAAGTCTCGGCCTATCAGAGCGGCAGCGATTATGTCGTCGAGGTGGCGCCGAAGAAGGCCGCCGCACCGACGGGCAAGGCCGCGAAGGGTCAGGATCCGACGTATTCGGGTTCGCGTCTGACCTTCAATTTCCAGGATATCCCGGTGCGTTCGGCCCTCCAGCTGATCGCGGACGAAGCCAAGCTCAATCTGGTCGCCTCCGACAGCGTCGGCGGCAGCGTCACCCTGCGACTGGTCAACACGCCGTGGGATCAGGCGCTGGACGTGATCCTGCGGGCCAAGGGTCTGGACAAGCGTCGCAGCGGCAACGTCGTCTGGATCGCTCCGCAGGCCGAGCTTGCCAGCTACGAGCAGAGCCTCGCCGACGCTCGTCAGAAGGCCCAGGATTCCGCGGAGCTGGTGTCCGATTACATCCCGATCAGCTACGGCAAGGCGGAAGACATCGCCAAGCTGCTGACCCAGGGCAGCATGCAGGGCGGCGGTGGCAGCAGCGGCTCCAATACGACGCGTGGCTTCCTGTCCCCGCGTGGCAGCGTCTCGTTCGACGACCGCACCAACACGCTGCTGATCAACGACACGCCGGACAAGATCCGTGACCTGCGCGAGCTGATCGGTACCCTCGATCGTCCGGTGCAGCAGGTGCTGATCGAGTCGCGCATCGTGGTGGCGACCGATACCTTCACGCGCGAGCTGGGTGTGCGCTGGGGCGTCCAGGGATACAACCACAACAACGCCAACCAGGTCGTCGGTACGTCGCCGGATCTGAGCAGCGGCTCCACCGGTACCACGGCCGGCGGCACGGGCGGTCTGGTTACCAGCGTCCACAACAGCGATGTCGGCTATACCAACGCGGTGAACCAGTACAACGCCAACGGCGGCACGGGGACGATCCCGACGCCTGCCGCGGTCACCCTGCCGGGTGGCTACAACGTCAACCTGCCGGTCGCGAACCCCTCGGGCAGCATCGGCCTGGCGATCCTGGGTGCGAACTATCTGGTCGACCTCGAGCTTTCGGCGGCGCAGACCGAGGGTCGCAGCGAGCTGATCTCGAGCCCGCGTGTGATCACGGCCAACCAGCAGGAAGCGGTCATCAAGCAGGGTCAGCAGATCGGTTATGTGACCTACCAGGCCTCGAGCTCCGGCGGCGGCGCGCAGAACGCCACGGTCCAGTTCAAGGATGCCGTGCTCGAGCTGCGTGTGACGCCGACGATTACCGCCGACAGCCGCGTGTACCTGAAGATCAACGTGAAGAAGGACGCGCTGGCCCAGTTCGTCGCCAGCCCGGGCGGCGGTTCGGTCCCGCAGATCGACACCCGCGAAATCAATACCTCGGTGCTCGTCGACAACGGTCAGACCGTCGTCCTCGGTGGCATCTACGAGATCACCAAGACGAACACGACCAAAAAGGTCCCGGGTCTTGGCGATATCCCCGGTCTGGGCGTGTTGTTCCGCAATACTTCGCGGACCAACGACAAGGCCGAGCTGCTGATCTTCGTCACGCCGCGGATCCTGTCCGACGCGCTGCAGTAA
- a CDS encoding pilus assembly protein PilP: protein MNRHYSLARPLAVALFGVISLAGCTKGTSDLREWVDAEKHKKGEPIPPLPVIRTFETFAYQDQGARDPFSPSTAEMDSNVASGPRPDENRPKEPLEMFGLDALKMVGTVGAGANLEALVKDPGGVIHRVHRNEYMGQAYGRITAVGEDRIDLVELVPNGSGGWMERPASIAVGEK from the coding sequence ATGAATCGCCATTACTCCCTCGCCCGCCCGCTGGCCGTCGCGCTGTTCGGTGTCATTTCGCTCGCCGGTTGCACCAAGGGCACTTCCGACCTGCGCGAGTGGGTCGATGCCGAAAAACACAAGAAAGGCGAGCCGATCCCGCCGTTGCCGGTGATCCGCACGTTCGAGACGTTCGCTTACCAGGACCAGGGCGCGCGCGATCCCTTCAGCCCGAGCACGGCTGAAATGGACAGCAACGTCGCCAGTGGTCCCCGTCCGGACGAAAACCGTCCGAAGGAACCCCTGGAAATGTTCGGCCTCGACGCTCTCAAGATGGTTGGCACGGTTGGTGCTGGTGCAAACCTGGAGGCGCTTGTGAAGGATCCCGGTGGGGTGATCCATCGTGTCCATCGCAATGAGTACATGGGGCAGGCCTACGGACGCATCACGGCCGTTGGCGAGGATCGGATCGATCTGGTCGAACTGGTGCCGAATGGCTCGGGCGGCTGGATGGAGCGTCCGGCAAGCATCGCGGTCGGCGAAAAATAA
- a CDS encoding type 4a pilus biogenesis protein PilO codes for MKFFDDLRNLDRHNVGGWPKPIKMFFTGLVFVIVVLAGWYFQISSQQDDLASAESKETSLKSEFSQKQAKSANLEALEQQLSDMQDMLRTLLRQLPSKTEMPELLIDISQTALAAGIETELFQPGPETPKDFYAEKPITLRMVGTYHQFGTFISGVASLPRVVILTLHDVSLSPKSTDKKAAGNGQLVLQGTVKTYRYLEDDETPQAKSKLQKGNK; via the coding sequence ATGAAATTCTTTGACGATCTGCGCAATCTCGATCGGCACAACGTCGGTGGCTGGCCGAAGCCCATCAAGATGTTTTTCACCGGCCTGGTCTTCGTGATCGTGGTGCTGGCTGGCTGGTACTTCCAGATCAGCAGCCAGCAGGACGACCTGGCCAGCGCCGAGTCCAAGGAAACCAGTCTCAAGTCCGAGTTCTCGCAGAAGCAGGCCAAGTCCGCCAATCTCGAGGCCCTGGAGCAGCAGCTGTCCGACATGCAGGACATGTTGCGGACCCTGCTGCGTCAGCTGCCGAGCAAGACGGAAATGCCCGAGCTGCTGATCGACATCTCGCAGACGGCACTGGCCGCGGGCATCGAGACCGAGCTGTTCCAGCCCGGTCCGGAAACGCCGAAGGACTTCTACGCCGAGAAGCCGATCACCCTGCGCATGGTCGGTACTTACCACCAGTTCGGCACCTTCATCAGTGGCGTGGCCTCGTTGCCCCGCGTCGTGATTCTGACGCTGCACGACGTCTCGCTGAGCCCGAAGAGCACCGACAAGAAGGCGGCCGGCAACGGCCAGCTGGTTCTCCAGGGCACCGTGAAGACCTATCGCTACCTCGAGGACGACGAGACGCCGCAGGCGAAGAGCAAGCTGCAGAAGGGGAATAAGTGA
- a CDS encoding PilN domain-containing protein, with amino-acid sequence MARINLLPWRAERRKQREREFYIQLGLAFGAALVVLIGWSLWMDARIDNQNERNDYLTTEIKQLDDRIAKIKDLEKVRADLLQRKQIIEQLQANRSQMVHLFDELVKTIPASARLAGMKQSGDSMSLDGVAQSNSSVAEYMRNVEASPWMGHADLRKTENTHDASRMPYAFGLDVHLKSPGDNPQDGAPAGASTVAPPAAAVPAPLVNAANAVTASPGAPAPAAAPAAPATPPAATPAAAAAPAGVKQ; translated from the coding sequence ATGGCACGGATCAACCTACTTCCCTGGCGTGCCGAGCGCCGTAAACAGCGCGAGCGGGAGTTCTACATCCAGCTCGGCCTGGCCTTTGGCGCCGCCCTCGTGGTGCTCATCGGCTGGTCGCTGTGGATGGACGCCCGGATCGACAACCAGAACGAGCGAAACGACTACCTGACCACCGAGATCAAGCAGCTCGACGATCGCATCGCGAAGATCAAGGATCTGGAGAAGGTCAGGGCCGATCTGCTCCAGCGTAAGCAGATCATCGAACAGCTGCAGGCCAACCGGTCGCAGATGGTCCACCTGTTCGACGAACTGGTGAAGACGATCCCGGCATCGGCTCGCCTGGCCGGCATGAAGCAGTCGGGTGATTCGATGTCGCTGGACGGCGTCGCCCAGTCGAACTCCAGCGTGGCCGAGTACATGCGCAACGTCGAGGCGTCGCCCTGGATGGGCCATGCCGACCTGCGCAAGACCGAGAACACGCATGACGCCTCGCGCATGCCTTATGCCTTCGGTCTCGACGTCCACCTGAAGAGCCCGGGCGACAATCCGCAGGACGGAGCCCCCGCCGGTGCCTCCACGGTGGCCCCGCCGGCCGCCGCGGTACCCGCGCCGCTGGTTAACGCCGCCAATGCCGTCACGGCCAGCCCGGGTGCTCCCGCACCCGCGGCGGCACCGGCTGCGCCTGCCACTCCGCCGGCGGCCACGCCTGCGGCTGCCGCCGCCCCGGCAGGAGTCAAACAATGA
- a CDS encoding pilus assembly protein PilM — protein MGLFTPKAAPLIGVDISSTAVKLLQLSQAGGRYRVEHYAVEPLPPNAVVEKNIVEVEAVGEAIRRALARSGSKLKHAAAAVAGSAVITRIIPMSADLSEDDLEGQIQVEANQYIPYPIEEVSLDFEVMGPVRDNPEMNNVLLAASRTENVDMRIAALDLGGLTARVVDVEAFAMENAFGMVADQLAVSRDALVAVVDIGATMTTLAVLKNQRTIYSREQVFGGKQLTDEIMRRYGLSYEEAGRAKRKGGLPESYEMEALEPFKESLVQQVSRLLQFFFAGSEYSRVDQVVLAGGCAAIDGITELLEQQLGVPCVVANPLARMSLSSRVQAQTLAQDAPALMIAVGLAMRSFD, from the coding sequence GTGGGGCTCTTTACACCCAAAGCGGCGCCGCTCATCGGCGTCGATATCAGTTCGACCGCAGTAAAGCTGCTGCAGCTCAGTCAGGCAGGTGGACGCTACCGCGTCGAGCACTACGCCGTTGAGCCGTTGCCGCCAAATGCCGTCGTTGAAAAGAACATCGTCGAGGTCGAGGCGGTAGGCGAAGCCATTCGCCGCGCCCTGGCCCGGTCCGGATCCAAGCTCAAGCACGCGGCGGCAGCCGTGGCGGGTTCGGCCGTGATCACCCGCATCATTCCCATGTCCGCCGATCTCTCCGAGGACGACCTCGAGGGGCAGATCCAGGTCGAAGCGAACCAGTACATCCCCTACCCGATCGAGGAAGTCAGCCTCGATTTCGAAGTCATGGGGCCGGTTCGCGACAACCCGGAAATGAATAACGTGCTTCTGGCGGCCTCGCGCACCGAAAACGTGGACATGCGCATCGCCGCGCTCGACCTGGGCGGTCTGACCGCCCGGGTGGTCGACGTCGAGGCCTTCGCCATGGAGAACGCCTTCGGGATGGTCGCCGACCAGCTCGCGGTGTCGCGCGACGCCCTGGTGGCGGTGGTCGACATCGGCGCGACCATGACCACGCTGGCGGTACTGAAGAACCAGCGGACCATCTACTCGCGCGAACAGGTCTTCGGCGGCAAGCAGCTGACCGACGAAATCATGCGTCGCTACGGCCTTTCCTATGAGGAAGCCGGTCGTGCCAAGCGCAAGGGCGGCCTGCCCGAGTCGTACGAGATGGAGGCACTGGAGCCGTTCAAGGAGTCGCTGGTCCAGCAGGTCAGCCGCCTGCTCCAGTTCTTCTTCGCCGGTAGCGAATACAGCCGCGTCGACCAGGTGGTTCTCGCCGGCGGTTGCGCCGCGATCGACGGCATCACCGAGTTGCTCGAGCAGCAGCTGGGTGTGCCGTGCGTCGTCGCCAACCCCCTGGCGCGCATGTCGCTGTCCAGCCGCGTGCAGGCACAGACCCTGGCCCAGGACGCCCCCGCGCTGATGATTGCCGTCGGCCTCGCCATGAGGAGCTTCGACTGA
- a CDS encoding penicillin-binding protein 1A: MRILKRLLRIALYLALAGILFVAGAIGVAYWLLAPRLPSVAVLRDYHMQVPLRVLSSDGRLIASFGETRRVPVHIADVPARLKNAVLSAEDGDFYSHPGVDWHGIARAGIHVIVSGGDKGPGGSTITQQVARNFFLSPEKLYSRKLTEVFIALRMENELTKDQILELYINKMFLGHRSYGLAAAASYYYGKTLDQLTVAECASLASTFQLPSVVNPLNNQARLVTRRNWVLGQMLSNRFITKAEYDEAVKEPNDAFPHEQQIEVDAPYLAEMVRQQVLEKLGNDALTEGYVVRTTVPSDSQAAANDALRGRLSAYDRRHGYRGPEGHEELPAQAGPEDYDRVLAGYTSVAGMMPGIVTATGAKEATVYLSAKETATISLESIAWARPYVNEGRAGAAPTRVDTVLKRGDIVRLIRSEKDDLSENASAADTAKVSTESHPEPARGPWRLTQIPAVQAALVSLDPEDGAVRALVGGFSFVRSKFNRAVMAARQPGSSFKPYLYSAAFERGFTPASIVNDAPVAFPDPSRPDGMWTPANDDGKFAGPMRLREALVQSKNLVSVRLLDAIGLRFARDYMTRFGFTPDALPQNLSLALGTASVSPMSMARGYAVFANGGYLITPYFISRIDDRDGKPVYVANPERACSDCQERLLNPTPAGPPTQPSTALIPAKPAAASTAAGSGTGDAVLPADAHDNTAQAPKLAPHVIDVRNDYLVTSLMQDVVKRGTGSAARALGRDDIAGKTGSTNDHRDAWFVGFNGDVSTAVWVGFDDFGSLGRGEFGAKAALPIWMDYMGAVLKDKPSHTLAMPPGIATVQIDPGSGLPSPGGMNEIMKVEDVDRLREQAAQKQQEDQQEHAYDIF, from the coding sequence ATGCGAATTCTCAAGCGTCTGCTGCGCATCGCGCTGTATCTCGCCCTGGCCGGCATCCTTTTCGTGGCGGGCGCCATCGGCGTCGCCTACTGGCTCCTGGCGCCACGCCTGCCTTCCGTGGCGGTCCTGCGCGACTATCACATGCAGGTTCCCTTACGAGTCCTGAGCTCGGATGGACGCCTGATCGCCTCCTTCGGTGAAACCCGCCGCGTCCCCGTCCACATCGCCGACGTTCCGGCACGCCTCAAGAATGCTGTCTTATCGGCCGAGGACGGGGATTTCTATAGCCACCCGGGTGTCGACTGGCACGGCATCGCCCGCGCGGGCATCCACGTGATCGTTTCCGGCGGTGACAAGGGACCCGGCGGCTCGACCATCACCCAGCAGGTGGCGCGCAACTTCTTCCTCAGCCCCGAGAAGCTCTATTCGCGCAAGCTGACGGAAGTCTTCATCGCGCTGCGCATGGAGAACGAGCTGACCAAGGACCAGATCCTCGAGCTCTATATCAACAAGATGTTCCTGGGCCACCGGTCCTACGGACTGGCCGCCGCGGCCTCGTATTACTACGGCAAGACCCTCGACCAGCTGACGGTGGCCGAATGCGCGTCGCTCGCGTCCACGTTCCAGTTGCCATCGGTGGTCAATCCGCTGAACAACCAGGCGCGACTGGTCACCCGGCGCAACTGGGTGCTGGGCCAGATGCTGTCGAACCGGTTCATCACCAAGGCCGAATACGACGAGGCCGTGAAGGAGCCCAACGACGCCTTCCCGCACGAGCAGCAGATCGAAGTCGATGCGCCGTACCTCGCCGAGATGGTCCGCCAGCAGGTGCTGGAGAAGCTGGGCAACGACGCCCTGACCGAAGGTTATGTCGTGCGCACCACCGTGCCGAGCGACAGTCAGGCCGCCGCCAACGACGCGCTGCGCGGACGCCTGTCCGCCTATGACCGCCGCCATGGCTATCGTGGCCCCGAGGGTCACGAGGAACTGCCCGCGCAGGCTGGCCCCGAGGACTACGACCGCGTTCTCGCGGGCTACACGAGCGTGGCCGGCATGATGCCCGGCATCGTGACCGCGACCGGCGCGAAGGAGGCCACGGTGTACCTGTCCGCCAAGGAAACCGCCACCATCAGCCTCGAGTCGATCGCCTGGGCCCGGCCCTACGTCAACGAAGGTCGCGCGGGAGCCGCTCCGACACGCGTCGACACGGTGCTCAAGCGTGGCGACATCGTCCGCCTGATCCGCAGCGAGAAGGACGACCTGTCCGAAAACGCCAGCGCCGCCGACACCGCCAAGGTCAGCACCGAGTCCCATCCCGAGCCGGCCAGGGGGCCGTGGCGCCTGACCCAGATTCCGGCCGTGCAGGCCGCCCTCGTGTCGCTGGACCCGGAAGACGGCGCGGTCCGCGCACTGGTCGGCGGTTTCAGCTTCGTACGGTCCAAGTTCAACCGCGCGGTCATGGCCGCACGGCAGCCGGGTTCGAGCTTCAAGCCCTATCTCTACTCGGCCGCGTTCGAGCGTGGGTTCACACCTGCATCCATCGTCAACGACGCCCCGGTAGCCTTCCCCGACCCGTCGCGCCCCGACGGCATGTGGACACCCGCGAACGACGACGGAAAGTTCGCCGGCCCCATGCGCCTTCGCGAGGCGCTCGTGCAGTCGAAGAATCTGGTCTCCGTCCGCTTGCTGGACGCGATCGGCCTGCGCTTCGCCCGCGATTACATGACGCGCTTCGGCTTCACGCCGGACGCCCTGCCCCAGAACCTCTCGCTGGCGCTGGGTACCGCCTCGGTCTCGCCGATGAGCATGGCGCGCGGCTATGCGGTGTTCGCCAACGGCGGGTACCTCATCACGCCCTATTTCATCTCGCGCATCGACGATCGCGACGGCAAGCCGGTTTACGTGGCGAACCCCGAGCGCGCGTGCTCGGATTGCCAGGAGCGCCTGCTCAATCCGACGCCCGCCGGCCCGCCGACGCAGCCATCGACGGCGCTGATCCCGGCCAAGCCGGCCGCCGCGAGCACGGCCGCCGGTAGCGGTACCGGCGATGCGGTGTTGCCTGCCGACGCCCACGACAATACCGCGCAGGCGCCCAAGCTGGCGCCGCACGTGATCGACGTGCGCAACGATTACCTGGTGACCTCGCTGATGCAGGACGTGGTCAAGCGCGGCACGGGCTCGGCGGCGCGCGCGCTCGGTCGCGACGATATCGCCGGCAAGACGGGCTCGACCAACGATCACCGCGACGCGTGGTTCGTCGGCTTCAACGGCGATGTCTCCACCGCCGTCTGGGTCGGCTTCGACGACTTCGGCTCCCTGGGTCGCGGCGAGTTCGGCGCCAAGGCGGCCTTGCCGATCTGGATGGACTACATGGGCGCCGTACTCAAGGACAAGCCGTCGCATACGCTGGCCATGCCTCCGGGCATCGCCACGGTGCAGATCGATCCGGGCTCCGGCCTGCCCTCACCGGGCGGCATGAACGAAATCATGAAGGTCGAGGATGTCGATCGTCTTCGCGAACAGGCGGCGCAGAAACAGCAGGAGGATCAGCAGGAACACGCCTACGACATCTTCTGA